From Gemmatimonadaceae bacterium:
AGCCGTCGCGACCGACGCGATCTACGGGGTCAAGGCGGACATTTTCGCGCCGTGTGCGCTCGGTGCCCTCATCAACGACGACACGCTCAAGCAACTCAAGGTCGAGATCGTCGCGGGCGGTGCCAACAACCAGCTTGCCGAAACGCGCCACGGCCTGCAGCTCGAAAAACAGGGGATCCTGTACGCGCCGGATTACGTGATCAACGGCGGCGGCGTGGTGAACGTCTTCGGCGAGCTGCAGGGATGGACGATGGATCGCGCCAAGCGG
This genomic window contains:
- a CDS encoding leucine dehydrogenase; the encoded protein is AVATDAIYGVKADIFAPCALGALINDDTLKQLKVEIVAGGANNQLAETRHGLQLEKQGILYAPDYVINGGGVVNVFGELQGWTMDRAKRKAHEIYDTILRVFAIATREKIPSFEAADHLAEERIRSVAALKRMWISGDRV